TGGCTGCCCAACGCCACCTTGGCCGCCATCATCCAACCGATGATCAGGGTGCTGCTGCCCATTCTCATCGGTTACACCGGGGGCAGGGTGGTCCACGGGCAGCGCGGCGCGGTGGTGGGCGCGGTGGCGACCATCGGGCTCGTGGTCGGTGCCGACACCCCGATGCTGCTCGGCGCCATGTTCATCGGTCCGGCGGCGGCACTGCTCCAGAGGTGGTTCGATCTGAGCATCGGCGCCCGGGTGGCGCCGAGTTTCAAGATGCTGGTGGACAACTTCAGCGCGGGCATTCTCGGCGGCGCGGTTGCGATTCTGAGCATGATCGGGGTCCGGCCGATGATCGAGGTGATGACCAGGACGCTGGCCGACGGGGTGCAAGCGCTGATCGATCTCGGCCTGCTACCGCTGGCCGCGTTGATCATCGAACCGGCCAAGGTGCTGTTCCTCAACAACGCGATCAACCACGGCGTCCTGTCTCCGCTGGGTGTCACCGCATCCGCGGAGAGCGGCAAGGCGATCGAGTTCCTGCTGGAAACCAACCCCGGCCCCGGCCTCGGCATCCTGCTCGCCTGCACGTTTTTCGGAACGACGTCGATGCGGGCCAGCGCCCCGGGCGCGGTGTTGATCCAATTCTTCGGCGGTATTCACGAGATCTACTTCCCCTACGTCCTGGCGAAACCGCAGTTGATCCTCGCCGCGATGGGCGGCAGCGCGGTCGGGATCTTCATCTTCGCCGCCACTGGAGCGGGGCTGACGGCGACCCCCTCCCCCGGCAGCATCATCGCGTTGCTGGCTGTCACACCCCGGGGCAGCCATGTTGGCGTGCTCGCCGGCGTAGCGGCCTCGGCCGTGGTCTCATTCCTCCTCGCGGCCGTGTTGGTGCGGTTCGGCCCGGAGCGAGCGGTCGAGCGATGACGTCACGCCAGCTTGCGGAGCCCTTCGTACAGTTGCCACAAGACCTCCAGTGACGGGCGGTGTCCGCGGGTCGGCGCGATTTCGTGCACAACGACCAGCCGCGCGTTGATGGCGTCGGCCGACCCGGTGCGGCAAGATCGGGCACGTTATGGGGACGCCATTCCGGCACCGTCAACACGGCAAAGTGGAAAATGTTCGCCGCGCCGGACTTTGACGAAATAGGTGCAGGTTGATCGCGGTGGCGATGTTGCCCGTACACCTATTCACGGCCGACCAGGGCGACGCGCGAATTCGAGCTCAAGCGCTCCGTCGCGAATGGGTGATCGCGACCCCAGACTTTCGGCTGATAATCCCGGATTCGGGGGATCGCCCCGCTTCGGGAGACGATGGCAGGTGCAGCGCCGAACCGGCCATCGGTGCCTGAGATGCGTCGGTACTAGTCCACCGCGAGCTCTGCGTAGTCCCCAGTTGGTACGGTGTTGTTTTCCACGACGCTGGAGTAGAAGCGGGCGCTGTCCTTGATGGTGCGTTGCTGGGTGTCGAAGTCGACGTGGATCAGGCCGAAACGCTGGGTATAACCCATCGCCCACTCGAAGTTGTCCAGCAAGGACCACGCCAAATAACCACGGACATCGGCACCACGCTCGATAGCGGCATGCACGGCGCGAAGGTGATCTGCGAAATAGCGGACCCGCTGGGAATCACGAACCCGGCCATTGTCCAGCGTGTCCGGGAAAGCGGCCCCGTTCTCGGCGACCACGAGCGGAACCTCGGGACAGTGCTCGTGCAGCCAGACCAGCAGATCGGTCAGCGAACCCGGAGTCTGCTCCCAGCCGAACGACGTCAACGGACCCCGAGGCGGCAGCACATTGAAACCACGCATACCGGGCAGCCCGCAATTGCTGGGCACCGACACATCAGGCAACGGCGCCACCCGTGTCGGCGCGTAATAGTTGACCCCAAGCCAGTCCAGCGGCGTGGTGATCAACTCCATATCACCCTCCCGGATCGCCGGCTCCAGAGCGTTCAGGTGCTCAAGATCAGCCAGCACGTCCTGCGGATAACCCCGGCCGAGCACCGGGTCAAGAAACATCCTGTTGTGCATGCCATCGAACTTGCGCGCCGCCTCACGATGAGCCGCATCATCGGCATCGGTGAGCACCGGCGAAAAGTTCAGCACCAGCGAAAACCGCTGATCCGGACGAGCGAGGGCCCGCAACGCGGCCATCCCCTGCCCATGAGCCAGCAGATGATGATGCGCGGCCACCAACGCGGTCCCAGGCTCGGCGATACCCGGCGCGTGCACCCCGTTGCCATAACCCAGAAACGCCGAACAGAACGGCTCGTTCAACGTCGTCCAGTCCCGCACCCGGTCACCCAGCACACCGTGCACCGCCACGGCATAATCGGCGAACCGCGCGGCGGTATCCCGCACCCGCCAGCCGCCCGAGTCCTCCAGCGCCTGCGGCAGATCCCAGTGGTAAAGAGTGACCATCGGGGAAATACCGCGGCCCAGCAGCTCATCCACGAGCCGGTCATAGAACGCGATCCCGGAAGGATTCAGGGTGCGCCCATCGGGCATGACCCTGGGCCAGGACACCGAGAACCGGTACGCCGGCAGGCCCAGCTCGGCCATCAGCGCCACGTCTTCGGCATAACGATGGAAATGATCACACGCCACCTCACCGGTATCCCCGTTGAGGACCTTGCCTTCCTGGGCGGCGAAGGTGTCCCAGATCGACGGGCCGCGGCCATCTTCCTTGGCTCCGCCTTCGACCTGGTAAGAGGCCGTCGCCGCCCCCCATATGAAACCCTGCGGGAAACCGAGTACCTGTTCGTTGGTCATAACCACCTCATCCGTTAACCGACACGCGTGTGATTCCATTGACGATCTGCCTCGCCAACACGATGAAAACGATGATCACCGGCAACACCCCCAAAGTCGCACCGGTCAACATCAGGGAATAGTCCAGGAAATAGCCACTGGCCAGCCGCGACAAGGCCACCTGCACGGTCAGGCTCTCGTTGGGATCCAGCACGATCAATGGCCAGAAGAAATCGTTCCACGCCGCCATGAACGTCACCATGCCCAGCACCGCCGCCTGCGGGCGGATCGCGGGCACAGCCACGTGCCAGAACACCGCCCACAACGAGCACCCGTCCACCCGCGCGGCATCAACCAGCTCGGTCGGCACCGCCTCCTCACAGGCCTGCCGCATCCAGAACACCGCGAACGCGTTGATCAGACCGGGCACGATCACCGCCTCCAGCCGGCCGTACCAGCCCAGCTCACCCACCACCATGTAAAGCGGGATCACCCCCAGCTGTGCGGGCACCATCACCGTGCCGATCACCACCAGGAACAACGAGTTACGGCCCGGAAAACGCAACCGGGCGAAAGCGAACCCGGCCAGGCTGGACAACACCACGTTGGACAACGTGACCGTGCCCGACACGATCAACGAGTTCTGCAACGCCAGCCAGAAATCCACCGTGTCGAATACCCGGCGGACGTTGTCCAGCAAATACCCACCCGGAATCAGCGGCGGGCTCGCCTCACCGATCGCCGAGGAATCACTGGAGGACACCACAAACGACCAATACAGCGGAAACGCCGACGCGGCCACCACCCCCACCAGCAGCGCATAAACGAGCACCCCGGGCCGCCGCGCCCCCGCCGCCCGGCCATCCCCGGCCCCGCCATTCGTGGCCCCACTCGTTGCTCGCTCGTCCCGCCACGATGCGGGGTTCACGACACCGGCAGCCACCGGCCTCACCCTCCTGCTCGGATCCGGCGCGCCAGCCAGAAATTCACCAGCGCCGAAAGCACGCACACCACGAACAACACCCATGCGATCGCCGCGGCATACCCCGCATCGAAAAGACCGAACCCCTTCTCATACAAATACATCGTCACCGTCTGGAACTGCCGGTCACTGCCGCCCACACCGGCCGTGCCCGAGGCATCGAACAACTGCGGCTCGGCGAACAACTGCAACCCACCGATCGTGGACACCACGACCGTGAAAATGATGGTCGGCCGGATCCCCGGCACCGTCACCGACCAAAACGACCGCCACCGCGACGCCCCGTCCAGCGCCGCGGCCTCATACAACTCCCGCGGCACATTCCGCATCGCAGCCAGATACAGCAGCGAGTTATACCCCGTCCACCGCCAGATCACCATCGTCGCGATCGCCACATGCGAGGGCAACCGCTGCGCCCCCCAGTCCACCGGATCCACCCCCACCAGACCCAGCACCCAGTTCACCACGCCGAAATCACGCGCGAACAATTGCCCGAATACCAACGCCACCGCCACCACCGACACCACGTTCGGCAGCAACACACCCGCCCGCCACACCGTCCCGGCCCGCAACGGCCGGTCCAGCAGCGCCGCGATCCCCAACGCCGCCAGCAACTGCGGAACCGTCGAGAGCAGGAAAATACTCATCGTGTTGAACAACGCGTTGTAAAAATCTGGGTCGGCGAACAACTTGGCATAATTCGCCAACCCCACAAAGCCCTGATCACCATCGATCAACTGCCAGTCATGCAACGACACCCACGCGGTATACAGCAACGGGAAAACGCCGAACACCGTGAACAACACAAAGAACGGAGCGATGAACAAAAACGGCGTCACCCGGTTATCAAGTCGCGTCAGCACCCACCTCCGACGCGCCCCGTCAGCCGGCCCACGATCAGCGCGGGCCGGCTGACGGGAAGGCGCCGTCGACACCCGAAGCGGTGACATCTGCTTCCTTACTACTTCAGCGCGTCGCGTGCTTGCTGCACGGCCTCGGCCCACGCCTGGTCGACGGTCTGCTTACCCTCTTCCACCCGGCCCAGCGCCTGCCCGAACTTCGGCCGCACCACACTGTCCTTGGTTCCCCGGTAATTCGGCCGCAACGTATCCGCCGACGTCGCATAAATCTGCCCCACCGGTGCATTGCTGAAATACGGATCGGTCTTACCAATCACCGCCGGGTCCTTATACGCGGCCGGCGCGCTCGGCAGACTCCCACTCTGCAAGAAGATCCGCTTCTGCTGCTCCGGCGCAGTCAACCACTTCGCGACGTCGTAGGCCTCCCGCGGATGCGCACCCTGCTTGGGCACCGTCAAGAACGAACCACCCTGACTACCGCTGTTCCCCGGCACGGTGGTCACGTCCCACTTCCCCGCATTGGCATCGCCACCCGCCGACCGGATCTGCTCCAGCATCCACGCCGGGCAGTTCATCGTCGCAAACGTGCCCTGCTTCACCGCGACGTTCCACGCCTGCGTATACGTCGTCACCCGCGCCGTCTGGCCCTTCGCCGCGATTCCCCCCGCGATATCAAACGCCCGCCGCAGGTTCGGATTGTGATCCGCGATGAACGAATCATCCGCCTTCGCGAAGAAGTTTTCCTCGGACTGGTTCAGAATCGCGGTATAGATACTCCCCGCCGAGTCCGCGAACTTCACATCAGGCACCGCCGCACTGAACCGGTCGGCAACCCGCGCATAATCCTCCCACGTGGGCCACAACCGAGCCACCTCAGCGCGATCGGTCGGCAGCCCGGCCCGCGCGAACAGGTCACGCCGATAACACGTCGCCAGGCCCCCCATATCCGTCCCGAGCCCGAGAACGAAGCTACCGTCCTTGCTGACCCCCTGCGCCCACTTCCAGTCCGACCACTGACTCTTCAGATCCTGAGCCCCGAAATCGGCCAGATTCACGAACTTGTCTTTCGACTGCATAAACTGCGGCATATACTGCTCTTCCACCGCAACAACGTCCGCAGCTCCATGCCCACCCGCCAACGCGGTAGCCAACCCCTTGTGATGCGCCTCAAAGTCCGAGACCTGAGCCTCCAAATGAATATTCGGATGCTGCGCCTCGTACTCCGCGAACAACGGCTCGTAACCGAACTCACCGAACGTCGCGACCTTGATCACGATTTTGCCGCTGTCAGCGCCACCCCCAGCACAGCCGCCTAACACGACCGCTAGGGCCGTAGTCACGGCCAGTACAGACCACAACGAACGCCTTCGTGTCATTGCACTTCCTTGTCTCCGGGGTCGCGACGCACTGGGCAGTGTGCCCGTTGGTCTACCGCGTACCCGACGGGTGTGTCCAGAAGAGGAAGCATAGACTGCCTGTTGGGGTAACCATGCGGCTCAGTGCGAACCGGTTCAGGTTCGTGATCTGCTCCGCCGGGCCGCCACCCGAAACCATTCGGCCACAAGGGTATTGACCGCGGAACCGGCGGTTGCGGGCACTCCGGAGAAATCGATTGCGCCCCGCTTGTCCTGGTTCGGCGGCCGGCTCGTGGATCAGTTCCGGGACCCCGGGACGTCCACTGAGGACCCGGTTCCCCAGGCACACCGCGACGCACGAGTGCGCGTCGCTGAGCAACTGCGCGGGCGGCCCCACTCCCCTGGCGTTCTCGTCGTTCACCGCACGGACAAGTTTTCTTCATCGCCGGTGTCGAAATATGCCTATTTCGACACGACCGGCCTGCCATCAGTTGGCCGCACCCACGGACCGGACGACACCCCACGCACCGGACAACACCGCGGTCCGGGGTGCCGATCGGCTACATGTCGTGCGGGAGCAATCTGCTCAGCGCGTCGTCGATGCTCATCCACTTGTGCTCTTCGCCGGGTGCGACGACGTCGTAGGTATCGTTCAAGAATTCCATCAACTCATCGGCGTCGGCTTCGAAGGTGGCCTGGCCGGATGGCGAGCTCAACGCGATCACGACCAATCCCGACACGTCCCGTCTAGGCCGGATTCGCACATCGCCATGCCCGCTGTCGACGACAAGCCCGTCGGCCACCAGCTCGCGGGCGACCACCCAATCCACCTGGCCGGTCCTGCCCACGTTGAACTTGATGCCGACCTCGTACGGGTTGCGGCTGTCGTAGCGTAGTTCCACTCCAACCGGCGCGAGCACCCCTGCCGGGGCGACCAGGTTGAAGACCGTGGTGACGAGAACCGTCTGGTGATCATTGACCGTCATGGCGAACTCCCTAGCGTCGTTTCCTGACCGGGAACAAGCATGGCCGCCACGACCCCATATCTTCTTCACGAAATCTCCGCCCCGTGCGCACCGTCCGGTGCCCGCCCACCGAGCAGTGGATTCCCATTCGCGAATCTCCCTCGATACCTGCGGCAAAGCGCTCAATTGAGCAGACATTCGACGACGCTCCGCAAGCGTCCGACGAGCGCGAATTCACCCACTTGCCCGAATCTATCACCTCAGTTGCAGCCGAAAATCGCGTGCGACCGCAACCACATGTAAAAACAGGCAATCCTTCGGGCACACAGCCGGTCGGGCACGGATTCGTGCCCAAAAGTGCCCTAGTTTGGAGATGCCTCTGAATTTGCTCGAAACTGGGAATAGGGGGGTTATGCTGACGAGCGCGAGTGGCCCGCTCAAAGTCGAGTTGCTGGGACCGTCGCGCGCCTGGCTGGGGGAGAACGAGGTCGCTCTCGGTCCGGCCCGACAGCGAGCGGTGTTCGCGGTGCTGGCGTTGCATGCCAACCACGTCGTGTCCCGGCACGAACTCATCGACGCGCTGTGGGGTGAGTCGCCGCCGGCTAGCGCGGAAGGCAGCGTTTATACCTATGTTTCGGGGTTGCGACGCAGTCTGGAGCCGAATCGTTCGCGCCGGTCGACCGCGGGTGTCCTGATCTCGCAGCCCGCCGGTTACACGCTGCAGCTGGCGCCCGAAGCCCTGGATGTGCGCGTCTTCGACCGGCTGCGCGAGCAGGGACGACAACAGCTCACGGCCGGGGATCACGAGACGGCGGTGGAATCGCTGGATGCCGCGTTGGATTTGTGGCGCGGGGAGGCGCTTTCCGGTGTTCCGGGCCCCTTCGCACAACTCCAGCGCGAGCGTCTCGCGGAGTTGCGGCTGGCGACCATGGAACACCGGGCGACGGCGGTGCTCGCGTTGGGTGGCCATGTGGAGCTGGCGGCGGAGCTGGCCGGGCTGGTCCGCGAGTTCCCGCTGCGCGAGTCCCTGCGCGTGTTGCTGATGACCGCGCTCTATCGCAGCGGGCGGCCGGCGGAGGCATTGGAGGTCTTCCGGGAGACCCGCCAGGTCCTGGTCGAGGAACTCGGCATCGAACCCGGTCCCGAGCTCAGCCGGGTGCACGAGCGGATCCTGGCCAACGATCCCGCCTTGGACGCGACCCCGGCCAGGGCTGCCTCGGCCGGGGCGGCGCCGCTATCGATCGTGCCGGCCCATGTCACCCGCGCGCTCCAGCGCAACGCCGAAAGGCGCTTCGTCGGGCGTGCGGTGCCGACCGCGCGGCTGCGGGAGCTGGTGTCGGAGGTGTTGTCGGGCCGGGGCCGGTCGGTATGGATCGAGGGTGAGCCCGGCATCGGCAAGTCGGAGTTGCTCACGGTCGCTCTGGCCGACGCCGGGCGCCGTGGTTGCCAGCTCGCGTGGGCGGTCGCCGACGAGCTCAGCCAGCGATTCCCGCTCCAGGTCATGACCGAATGCCTAGGCATCGACGCGACCGCACCGGATACCCGGCGGACACGACTGGCCGCCACCCTGCACGGCGAGCACGCCGCGGAACCGGTGGACCAGCTGCTCGCGCTCGTCGACGAGTTGTGCGCGACCTCGCCGCTGCTGCTGGTCATCGACGACCTGCAATGGGCCGACGAAGCCAGCGTGCTGGTGTGGCATCGGCTCTGCGCGGCAACGCGCCAGCTGCCGCTGCTGCTGGTGGCGGCGACCCGTCCCGCTCCGGAACGGGTCGAGCTGCGGCAATTGCGCCGCGCCGTCGAATCACGAGACGGTGAAGTGTTCCACCTCGAACCGCTGACCGACCTGGAGACCGAGCAACTGCTCGGCGAGATCGTCGGCGCCAAACCCGGGCCCGTCCTGCGGGAAATAGCGGGCCGCGCCTCGGGAAACCCGCTGTACGTGCAAGAAATGACCGACGCTCTGATCCGCGCCAATGTCGTGGAGATCGCCAACGGCACCGCCGACGTCCCCGCCTCCTCGATCGCCGAAGCCCCCAAAACCCTCGTCGCCGCGATCGGCAGAAGGCTCGACTTCCTCTCCGCCCCCACCCGGGAAGTGCTCCGCTGGGGCGCGCTGCTCGGGCAGGAGTTCTCCGTCACCGACATCGCCGCCGCCACCGGCCGACAGGTCTTCGAACTGTTAGGGGCCTTCGAGGAAGCCGTCGCGGCCAACGTGCTCGTTGACGCGGAGACACAACTGGCGTTCCGGCACCCGCTATTGCGTCAGGCACTCTACGACGGAATTCCGAAAGCGGTGCGAGGTGCTCTGCACCGGCAGGCGGCCGAAGCACTCGCCAGCAACGGCGCCCCGGTCAAACAGGTCGCCGAACACCTCCTTGCCGCACCGGCCGCCGACGACCGGTGGGTGCTGGAATGGTTGAGCGACAACAACGTCGCGGTCTCCAACCGCGCGCCACTGATCGCCATCGACCTGTTCGAACGCGCGCTGCAAAGCTGCCCGGCCAACGACCCCAACCGAGAGGTGCTGCTCGTCGCGCTCGTCAAGGTGCTGTTCCGGGCGGGACGCGACCCGGAAACGGAAGCGCGCCAAGCCCTCGCAATCGCGACAGACCCGTACCGGTCGGCGGAGATGCGGCAACTGCTGGCGGCGATGCTGCATCGGCGAGGCATGACACCTGCGGCGATCGACACGCTGGGAAATGCGGCCAACGATCCGGCGGTCCCGGAGATCTGGCGCGCCAGGCACCGGTCGTTGCTGGCGAACTTCCGGCGTGGCGATCTCAGCGATCTCGACGCGACCGAGAAGAGCGCCGACGAGGCTTATGCGCAGGCGATGATCACCGATGAGCCCTACCCCATCGCGCACGCCTTGCAGACCATGTGGCTGGTGGATTCGGTGCGCAGGGACCACGCACGCGCGCTCGCGCACATCGACCAGGCGCTGGAGGTGGTCGGTCGAGATGCCGACCTTTCCGAGTTCCGCTTCGACCTGCTGGACAACCGCACGTTCACGTTGCAGAACCTGGATCGCCTCGACGAAGCGGAGACGACCATGCGCGCGGCCAGAGAGGTCGCGGCCCAACACATCCCGTCAAGCGGCCTGCAGGTGACCGAAGCGGTGCACTACTACTGGGTGGGCCGCTGGGACGACGCCATGCTGGCATTGCAGACCCTGACCGAGGACGGCCCGGCGATCTCCTTCTACGGGTTGCGTGAACCCGGGCCGGCGGCACTGCTTTCGCACGGCGTCGGCGCGCTGATCGCCGGACGGCGCGAAGACGTCAAGATGGCCGCGCGGCACCTCGACGCGGCCGAGGAGTATTCGCCATCCACCGGCGCGGAACGGGAAAGCTGCGACTTCCTGCTGGTCGCCCAGGCTCTCGTGGCCGAACAGCGCGGCGAGCAGGACAGATCGCTGTCCGTCCTCGATCCGGTCCTCAACCCCACCTTCGCGCCCCTGATGCTGCGGCACCAGTGGTTGCCCGACTTCGTCCGGCTGGCCGTCGAATTCGGCGACCACGACCGAGCGCACCAGGCATTGGAGGTCTGCCAGAACGAAGCGGCCAAGGAGAGCCAGCCGGCCCGGGCCTTCGCCGCGGCCGCCCGCTGCCAAGGGCTCATCGCGGGCGACCCCGAACCGATCATGGCCGCGGCACGGCACTACCGGGAGGTGGGACGTCGGGTCGAACTCGCCGCGGCGCTGGAGGACGCCGCCTTGCTGCTGGCGCAACGGGGTCTGCTTAAGGAGGCACAGCGCGCGCTCGACGAGGCCATCCGGCACTTCGCCGAGCTATCCGCCCGCTGGGACATCCGCCGGGCCGAATCCCGGCTGCGCAGGTTCGGGATCCGTTCGAACCCGCACACCGCACTCGTCCGCCCCGCCGACGGATGGGAAGCCCTCTCCCCCGACGAAATCCAGATCGCGATTCTCGTCGCAGAGGGCCGTTCCAACCCCGACATCGCGTCCGAATTGGCGGTGCCGCGGCGCGTGGTGCAAAGCCATGTCGCCCGCATACTGGGCAAGCTCAACGCGCACTCCCGGGTCGCAATCGTCGACGAAGTCGGCAGGCGCGTTCCG
The sequence above is a segment of the Saccharopolyspora phatthalungensis genome. Coding sequences within it:
- a CDS encoding carbohydrate ABC transporter permease — encoded protein: MSPLRVSTAPSRQPARADRGPADGARRRWVLTRLDNRVTPFLFIAPFFVLFTVFGVFPLLYTAWVSLHDWQLIDGDQGFVGLANYAKLFADPDFYNALFNTMSIFLLSTVPQLLAALGIAALLDRPLRAGTVWRAGVLLPNVVSVVAVALVFGQLFARDFGVVNWVLGLVGVDPVDWGAQRLPSHVAIATMVIWRWTGYNSLLYLAAMRNVPRELYEAAALDGASRWRSFWSVTVPGIRPTIIFTVVVSTIGGLQLFAEPQLFDASGTAGVGGSDRQFQTVTMYLYEKGFGLFDAGYAAAIAWVLFVVCVLSALVNFWLARRIRAGG
- a CDS encoding carbohydrate ABC transporter permease — protein: MLVYALLVGVVAASAFPLYWSFVVSSSDSSAIGEASPPLIPGGYLLDNVRRVFDTVDFWLALQNSLIVSGTVTLSNVVLSSLAGFAFARLRFPGRNSLFLVVIGTVMVPAQLGVIPLYMVVGELGWYGRLEAVIVPGLINAFAVFWMRQACEEAVPTELVDAARVDGCSLWAVFWHVAVPAIRPQAAVLGMVTFMAAWNDFFWPLIVLDPNESLTVQVALSRLASGYFLDYSLMLTGATLGVLPVIIVFIVLARQIVNGITRVSVNG
- a CDS encoding SsgA family sporulation/cell division regulator; translation: MTVNDHQTVLVTTVFNLVAPAGVLAPVGVELRYDSRNPYEVGIKFNVGRTGQVDWVVARELVADGLVVDSGHGDVRIRPRRDVSGLVVIALSSPSGQATFEADADELMEFLNDTYDVVAPGEEHKWMSIDDALSRLLPHDM
- a CDS encoding BTAD domain-containing putative transcriptional regulator, with protein sequence MLTSASGPLKVELLGPSRAWLGENEVALGPARQRAVFAVLALHANHVVSRHELIDALWGESPPASAEGSVYTYVSGLRRSLEPNRSRRSTAGVLISQPAGYTLQLAPEALDVRVFDRLREQGRQQLTAGDHETAVESLDAALDLWRGEALSGVPGPFAQLQRERLAELRLATMEHRATAVLALGGHVELAAELAGLVREFPLRESLRVLLMTALYRSGRPAEALEVFRETRQVLVEELGIEPGPELSRVHERILANDPALDATPARAASAGAAPLSIVPAHVTRALQRNAERRFVGRAVPTARLRELVSEVLSGRGRSVWIEGEPGIGKSELLTVALADAGRRGCQLAWAVADELSQRFPLQVMTECLGIDATAPDTRRTRLAATLHGEHAAEPVDQLLALVDELCATSPLLLVIDDLQWADEASVLVWHRLCAATRQLPLLLVAATRPAPERVELRQLRRAVESRDGEVFHLEPLTDLETEQLLGEIVGAKPGPVLREIAGRASGNPLYVQEMTDALIRANVVEIANGTADVPASSIAEAPKTLVAAIGRRLDFLSAPTREVLRWGALLGQEFSVTDIAAATGRQVFELLGAFEEAVAANVLVDAETQLAFRHPLLRQALYDGIPKAVRGALHRQAAEALASNGAPVKQVAEHLLAAPAADDRWVLEWLSDNNVAVSNRAPLIAIDLFERALQSCPANDPNREVLLVALVKVLFRAGRDPETEARQALAIATDPYRSAEMRQLLAAMLHRRGMTPAAIDTLGNAANDPAVPEIWRARHRSLLANFRRGDLSDLDATEKSADEAYAQAMITDEPYPIAHALQTMWLVDSVRRDHARALAHIDQALEVVGRDADLSEFRFDLLDNRTFTLQNLDRLDEAETTMRAAREVAAQHIPSSGLQVTEAVHYYWVGRWDDAMLALQTLTEDGPAISFYGLREPGPAALLSHGVGALIAGRREDVKMAARHLDAAEEYSPSTGAERESCDFLLVAQALVAEQRGEQDRSLSVLDPVLNPTFAPLMLRHQWLPDFVRLAVEFGDHDRAHQALEVCQNEAAKESQPARAFAAAARCQGLIAGDPEPIMAAARHYREVGRRVELAAALEDAALLLAQRGLLKEAQRALDEAIRHFAELSARWDIRRAESRLRRFGIRSNPHTALVRPADGWEALSPDEIQIAILVAEGRSNPDIASELAVPRRVVQSHVARILGKLNAHSRVAIVDEVGRRVPVNS
- a CDS encoding extracellular solute-binding protein — its product is MTRRRSLWSVLAVTTALAVVLGGCAGGGADSGKIVIKVATFGEFGYEPLFAEYEAQHPNIHLEAQVSDFEAHHKGLATALAGGHGAADVVAVEEQYMPQFMQSKDKFVNLADFGAQDLKSQWSDWKWAQGVSKDGSFVLGLGTDMGGLATCYRRDLFARAGLPTDRAEVARLWPTWEDYARVADRFSAAVPDVKFADSAGSIYTAILNQSEENFFAKADDSFIADHNPNLRRAFDIAGGIAAKGQTARVTTYTQAWNVAVKQGTFATMNCPAWMLEQIRSAGGDANAGKWDVTTVPGNSGSQGGSFLTVPKQGAHPREAYDVAKWLTAPEQQKRIFLQSGSLPSAPAAYKDPAVIGKTDPYFSNAPVGQIYATSADTLRPNYRGTKDSVVRPKFGQALGRVEEGKQTVDQAWAEAVQQARDALK
- a CDS encoding PTS mannitol transporter subunit IICB, with product MTNTAEEKPSRWQVGSTIQRWGGHLASIVMPNIGAFIAWGLMTALFIPEGWLPNATLAAIIQPMIRVLLPILIGYTGGRVVHGQRGAVVGAVATIGLVVGADTPMLLGAMFIGPAAALLQRWFDLSIGARVAPSFKMLVDNFSAGILGGAVAILSMIGVRPMIEVMTRTLADGVQALIDLGLLPLAALIIEPAKVLFLNNAINHGVLSPLGVTASAESGKAIEFLLETNPGPGLGILLACTFFGTTSMRASAPGAVLIQFFGGIHEIYFPYVLAKPQLILAAMGGSAVGIFIFAATGAGLTATPSPGSIIALLAVTPRGSHVGVLAGVAASAVVSFLLAAVLVRFGPERAVER
- a CDS encoding GH1 family beta-glucosidase, with translation MTNEQVLGFPQGFIWGAATASYQVEGGAKEDGRGPSIWDTFAAQEGKVLNGDTGEVACDHFHRYAEDVALMAELGLPAYRFSVSWPRVMPDGRTLNPSGIAFYDRLVDELLGRGISPMVTLYHWDLPQALEDSGGWRVRDTAARFADYAVAVHGVLGDRVRDWTTLNEPFCSAFLGYGNGVHAPGIAEPGTALVAAHHHLLAHGQGMAALRALARPDQRFSLVLNFSPVLTDADDAAHREAARKFDGMHNRMFLDPVLGRGYPQDVLADLEHLNALEPAIREGDMELITTPLDWLGVNYYAPTRVAPLPDVSVPSNCGLPGMRGFNVLPPRGPLTSFGWEQTPGSLTDLLVWLHEHCPEVPLVVAENGAAFPDTLDNGRVRDSQRVRYFADHLRAVHAAIERGADVRGYLAWSLLDNFEWAMGYTQRFGLIHVDFDTQQRTIKDSARFYSSVVENNTVPTGDYAELAVD